Proteins encoded by one window of Moorella humiferrea:
- a CDS encoding YeiH family protein, translated as MVQEGKGARSPLLRSEDWWALWIGLFIFFLGFLKIGGVDLLGWAVKTNMWLDLSKALTPVSDVYKGLPGFIALILTYIFLTVVLSIGVASMGGNVPRFIGGFTIIFFITYICWMIGNYAYIAATPDQLAKLNIPWSLRMTGESGFIIALIVGLIIGNLFPGLTRYLQEATKPEWFVKTAIVILGGQIGLNALQSTGLTAQVVFRGLCAIIEAYLIYWPLVYFIARRYFKFTPEWAAPLASGISICGVSAAIATGGAIKARPVIPIIVSSLVVIFAVVELIILPFAAQAWLYKEPMVAGAWMGLAVKTDGAAAASGAMVDALIRSKAISALGVKWQEGWMLMATTTVKVFIDIFIAIWAFILAIIWSWKIDRREGEKVNAGEIWLRFPKFVLGYAALFILVILIGKSVGKDTLKLLNAGIGQAGNFRGIFFALTFFTIGLMSNFKKLWEEGMGKLAVVYVVCLFGFIIWIGLLISWLFFHGITPPPVA; from the coding sequence ATGGTCCAGGAAGGTAAAGGTGCGCGCTCGCCCCTTTTAAGAAGCGAGGATTGGTGGGCGCTGTGGATCGGATTATTTATCTTTTTCCTCGGTTTTCTAAAAATAGGTGGCGTCGATCTCCTGGGCTGGGCGGTTAAAACTAACATGTGGCTCGATTTGTCCAAAGCCCTTACGCCCGTATCCGACGTTTACAAAGGCCTGCCTGGCTTTATAGCCCTTATCTTGACGTATATATTCTTGACGGTAGTTCTAAGCATCGGTGTGGCTTCTATGGGCGGCAACGTGCCCCGCTTCATCGGCGGTTTTACCATTATCTTCTTCATCACCTATATCTGCTGGATGATCGGAAACTATGCCTATATTGCCGCCACTCCCGACCAGCTGGCGAAATTGAATATCCCCTGGTCATTGCGTATGACGGGAGAATCAGGATTTATCATCGCGTTGATTGTAGGTTTGATCATCGGTAATCTTTTCCCGGGCCTGACCCGTTACTTACAGGAAGCGACAAAACCGGAATGGTTTGTCAAAACAGCCATCGTTATCCTCGGCGGCCAGATCGGCCTCAACGCCCTGCAATCCACCGGTTTGACGGCCCAGGTTGTCTTCCGGGGACTCTGTGCCATTATTGAAGCTTATCTCATCTATTGGCCCCTCGTTTATTTCATCGCCCGCCGTTACTTTAAATTTACTCCGGAGTGGGCCGCACCCCTGGCCTCGGGCATTTCCATCTGCGGCGTTTCCGCGGCCATTGCCACGGGAGGCGCCATCAAGGCCCGTCCGGTCATTCCCATTATTGTCTCCTCCCTGGTTGTTATCTTTGCCGTAGTTGAACTGATTATCCTTCCCTTTGCCGCCCAGGCCTGGCTTTACAAAGAGCCCATGGTGGCGGGCGCCTGGATGGGTCTGGCCGTCAAAACCGACGGCGCCGCGGCCGCCAGCGGAGCGATGGTCGACGCTTTGATCCGCAGTAAGGCCATCAGCGCCCTGGGTGTCAAGTGGCAGGAAGGCTGGATGCTCATGGCGACGACGACGGTGAAGGTTTTCATTGATATTTTCATTGCCATTTGGGCCTTTATCCTTGCCATTATCTGGTCCTGGAAGATCGACCGGCGGGAAGGGGAAAAGGTGAACGCAGGCGAAATCTGGCTGCGCTTCCCGAAATTCGTTCTCGGCTACGCCGCCCTGTTTATCCTGGTCATATTGATAGGTAAGAGTGTAGGTAAAGATACATTGAAACTTTTGAATGCCGGTATCGGTCAGGCGGGCAACTTCCGCGGCATCTTCTTTGCCTTAACCTTCTTCACCATCGGCTTAATGTCCAACTTTAAAAAGCTTTGGGAAGAAGGCATGGGGAAACTGGCTGTTGTATATGTGGTATGCCTCTTCGGCTTCATCATTTGGATCGGCTTGTTGATTTCCTGGTTGTTCTTCCACGGCATAACCCCGCCGCCGGTGGCTTAA
- the mltG gene encoding endolytic transglycosylase MltG — protein MEEETDTKRRIAIFAVLFSIILFLIVGVYFYNLLLPPEKPGAPAVEVYVAPGATSAVVAAELAGKGIIKSPWAFRLLTSITGLDRKIKPGYYLISPGLSLREILDLLAAGKVEEIEFTVPEGYTVRQIAAMLQQKGLTEEEEFLQAAVRHYPFDFLPDDVSGPERLEGFLFPDTYRVAKGTPPEEIIMMMLRRFQEVYQEISREKDPGLNLDTKQIVILASIVEKEARVDSERPLIAGVYVNRLNKGMRLEADPTIQYLLPEPKPVLTYKDLEIESPYNTYRVNGLPPGPIANPGRASLLAALRPAKTDYLYFVAKPDGTHYFSRTLDEHNQAVARYQTR, from the coding sequence ATGGAGGAAGAGACAGACACGAAGCGCCGGATAGCAATTTTTGCTGTGTTATTTAGTATTATTTTATTCTTAATCGTCGGCGTCTATTTTTATAACCTTTTATTGCCCCCAGAAAAACCCGGTGCGCCGGCCGTTGAGGTATATGTTGCTCCGGGGGCTACTTCGGCGGTTGTTGCCGCGGAGCTCGCCGGCAAGGGAATAATAAAAAGCCCCTGGGCCTTTCGCCTGTTGACGTCAATTACCGGGCTGGACAGGAAGATAAAACCGGGGTATTATTTAATTTCACCGGGCCTTTCCCTTCGGGAAATCCTGGATTTATTGGCTGCGGGAAAGGTAGAGGAGATTGAGTTTACCGTTCCCGAAGGATACACGGTACGACAGATAGCCGCTATGCTTCAACAGAAGGGTTTGACAGAGGAGGAAGAATTTTTACAGGCAGCAGTACGCCATTATCCCTTTGATTTTTTGCCCGATGATGTATCTGGTCCGGAAAGGTTGGAAGGTTTCCTTTTTCCCGATACCTACCGGGTGGCCAAAGGTACCCCTCCGGAAGAAATCATAATGATGATGCTCAGACGTTTTCAGGAGGTTTATCAGGAAATCAGCCGGGAGAAAGACCCCGGATTAAACTTAGATACAAAGCAAATCGTTATTTTGGCTTCCATTGTGGAAAAAGAGGCCAGGGTCGATAGCGAACGTCCCCTAATCGCCGGTGTGTATGTAAACCGCCTAAATAAAGGCATGCGCCTGGAGGCCGATCCGACGATTCAATATTTATTGCCTGAACCCAAGCCGGTCCTGACGTACAAGGATTTGGAGATCGAATCTCCTTATAATACATACCGGGTCAACGGCCTGCCGCCCGGGCCCATTGCCAATCCGGGCAGGGCATCGCTTTTGGCGGCTTTAAGGCCGGCGAAAACGGATTACCTGTACTTTGTGGCCAAGCCCGACGGCACCCATTATTTTAGCCGTACCCTGGATGAGCACAACCAGGCGGTAGCCCGTTATCAGACCCGTTAA
- a CDS encoding redox-sensing transcriptional repressor Rex, which produces MPFRIKIPRSTIERLPLYYRCLNLIEEHGIEEISSQVLGVRVGVDPSVIRKDLAWFGELGKRGVGYNVTYLKEAIARILGLDREWPFILVGAGKLGMALAEHNRKYGRHFHLVGVFDRDPAKIGLEVGGMQIRPMEDMPLLIKEKDVKIAMVAVPAEEAQKVAHELVKNGIKGILSYAPITLSVPPDVLVYNADYNLDLQRLAYYISNEGEQTWGE; this is translated from the coding sequence ATGCCCTTTCGGATTAAAATACCGCGTTCTACCATTGAGCGCCTGCCCCTTTATTATCGCTGCCTTAACTTAATAGAAGAGCACGGCATAGAAGAAATATCTTCCCAGGTCCTGGGGGTCAGGGTGGGCGTAGACCCTTCGGTAATCCGTAAAGATCTGGCCTGGTTCGGCGAGCTGGGCAAACGCGGCGTTGGTTACAATGTAACCTACCTCAAAGAAGCCATAGCCCGCATCCTGGGCCTTGACCGGGAGTGGCCTTTCATCCTGGTAGGTGCCGGCAAGCTGGGCATGGCTTTAGCCGAGCACAACCGTAAATACGGCCGGCATTTCCACCTGGTGGGCGTTTTTGACCGGGATCCGGCAAAAATCGGCCTCGAAGTAGGCGGCATGCAAATCAGGCCCATGGAGGATATGCCGCTATTGATAAAAGAAAAGGACGTCAAGATCGCCATGGTGGCCGTACCGGCGGAAGAGGCCCAGAAGGTGGCCCACGAGCTGGTCAAAAACGGTATTAAGGGGATCTTGAGCTACGCGCCCATCACGTTAAGTGTGCCCCCTGACGTCCTGGTCTACAACGCCGATTATAACCTGGATCTCCAGCGCCTCGCCTATTATATCAGTAACGAAGGGGAACAAACCTGGGGAGAATAG
- a CDS encoding IreB family regulatory phosphoprotein: MAGDMQETMMFKVDKEEKVQVRDVLMEVQAALKEKGYDPINQLIGYLLSGDPAYITSHKGARNLIRRVERDEIIAELLKSYLG, encoded by the coding sequence ATGGCCGGTGACATGCAGGAAACAATGATGTTTAAAGTCGACAAAGAAGAGAAAGTACAGGTACGGGACGTCCTGATGGAAGTTCAGGCGGCCTTAAAGGAAAAGGGATATGATCCCATTAATCAGTTAATCGGTTACCTCCTGTCGGGAGACCCGGCATATATCACCAGCCACAAAGGGGCTCGTAATTTGATCCGGCGTGTCGAACGGGACGAGATCATTGCCGAGTTGCTTAAGAGTTATTTAGGTTAG
- a CDS encoding aldo/keto reductase yields MLYTTLGASGLKVSRLCFGTLTIGPLQVGLSLEEGARLIRHALELGVNFIDTAKSYQTYPYIRKALKGWPQEVVIATKSYDYTAEGMAASLEEARRELERDVIDIFLLHEQETALTLAGHRPALEYLLNAKERGLVRAVGISSHAVAAVKTAAVMPEIDIIHPLYNREGLGIIDGSRENMLAAITLAHKNGKGIYAMKALGGGHLQAQARQALEFVLATPVIDAVAVGMQSLEEIEVNVAWFSGREPAPELVTRLIGRRRRLIIEDWCCGCGNCVKRCHQGALKLAGGRVMVDPGRCLLCGYCAGACRDFCIKVI; encoded by the coding sequence ATGCTTTACACCACCCTAGGCGCCAGTGGCCTCAAGGTTTCCCGTCTGTGCTTTGGGACGTTGACCATAGGGCCGCTCCAGGTAGGTCTAAGCCTTGAAGAGGGGGCGAGGCTTATCCGCCATGCCCTGGAGCTCGGCGTGAACTTTATCGACACGGCCAAGAGCTACCAAACGTACCCCTATATTCGGAAGGCCTTGAAGGGATGGCCGCAAGAGGTAGTCATAGCTACAAAATCCTATGATTATACGGCGGAAGGCATGGCGGCAAGCCTGGAAGAAGCTAGGCGGGAGCTGGAACGTGACGTTATCGACATCTTTTTGCTTCACGAGCAAGAAACGGCCCTAACGCTGGCTGGCCACCGGCCGGCCCTGGAATACCTCCTGAACGCCAAAGAACGCGGTTTGGTGCGGGCTGTGGGCATATCGTCCCATGCGGTGGCGGCGGTAAAAACGGCCGCCGTGATGCCGGAAATCGATATAATCCACCCCCTGTACAATCGAGAAGGGCTGGGGATAATCGACGGCAGCAGGGAAAACATGCTGGCCGCAATAACCCTGGCCCATAAAAATGGCAAGGGTATTTATGCCATGAAGGCCTTGGGCGGCGGTCATTTGCAGGCCCAGGCGCGTCAGGCCCTGGAGTTCGTGCTGGCGACACCGGTAATTGATGCCGTTGCCGTAGGCATGCAATCGTTGGAAGAAATTGAAGTAAACGTGGCCTGGTTTAGCGGCAGGGAGCCGGCGCCCGAGCTCGTGACGCGTCTTATAGGGAGGAGACGCCGCCTTATCATAGAAGACTGGTGCTGCGGCTGTGGCAACTGCGTTAAACGATGCCATCAGGGAGCCTTGAAACTGGCTGGCGGCCGGGTAATGGTTGACCCCGGCCGCTGTCTTCTCTGCGGATACTGCGCCGGTGCTTGCCGGGATTTTTGTATTAAGGTGATTTGA
- a CDS encoding 4Fe-4S binding protein, which yields MPEEDQGFSYCRKLLKGPSPSHVRELEKSRYPLAMYEHGLTAGESAYEHGGYINIPELPSGVGVRRSGRPDIIEESAYLRILQPAGGWLAADTLEALAFCAETYGKGLVHFTSGGTIEIYTTREQMVPMVRELNAAGLDVGSTGNDLRCLTACCGPLRCDAALIDAPALATYLGQRFIDEQQYPGYPQKVKSGIAGCPNDCIRAMMQKDHSFIGVYRDLPQIDDEILASWLADGGDISVLVSSCPTGALAWTGSTLIIDPEKCWHCMVCINLCPALRPGRERGVAWVVGGKYGHRGPQGPMVGYVLVPFIPIKDEDYAPVGDLFGAFLELWADNARKKERIGDFIARVGPLWVLKELGLKTEPQILISPKRNGFQR from the coding sequence ATGCCGGAGGAAGATCAGGGGTTTTCTTACTGTCGTAAGCTTTTAAAAGGACCTTCGCCCAGCCATGTCCGGGAACTGGAGAAGAGCCGCTATCCCCTGGCCATGTATGAGCACGGTCTTACCGCCGGGGAGAGCGCTTATGAACACGGCGGTTACATCAACATCCCGGAACTACCCTCGGGAGTAGGGGTGCGCAGGAGTGGCCGTCCTGATATAATTGAAGAATCGGCTTATCTGCGCATTCTCCAACCGGCGGGGGGTTGGTTAGCGGCGGATACCTTGGAAGCGTTGGCCTTTTGTGCCGAAACTTATGGTAAAGGCCTTGTTCACTTTACCAGCGGCGGCACCATTGAAATATATACCACAAGAGAGCAAATGGTACCCATGGTCAGGGAACTGAATGCCGCCGGATTAGATGTCGGATCGACGGGCAATGATTTGCGGTGTCTTACGGCCTGCTGCGGGCCGTTGAGGTGCGACGCGGCCCTCATCGACGCTCCGGCCCTGGCAACTTATTTGGGGCAGCGTTTTATTGACGAACAGCAGTATCCCGGTTATCCCCAGAAGGTTAAAAGCGGCATTGCCGGGTGTCCCAATGACTGCATCCGGGCCATGATGCAGAAAGACCATTCCTTTATCGGCGTCTACCGTGATTTGCCGCAAATAGACGACGAAATCTTAGCCTCCTGGCTGGCCGACGGTGGCGACATCTCCGTTCTCGTCTCATCCTGTCCGACCGGCGCGTTGGCATGGACGGGTTCGACTTTAATTATCGACCCTGAGAAATGCTGGCACTGTATGGTTTGCATCAATCTCTGTCCCGCCTTGCGTCCCGGCCGGGAACGCGGAGTGGCCTGGGTGGTGGGGGGAAAGTACGGTCACCGTGGTCCCCAGGGACCCATGGTCGGGTATGTACTTGTGCCCTTTATCCCCATTAAAGATGAAGATTATGCGCCGGTGGGTGATTTGTTCGGTGCCTTTCTAGAACTTTGGGCCGATAATGCCCGCAAAAAGGAACGCATTGGCGATTTTATCGCCCGGGTTGGGCCTTTATGGGTACTGAAGGAACTGGGGCTGAAAACAGAGCCACAGATTCTCATAAGCCCCAAAAGAAACGGGTTTCAAAGGTAA
- a CDS encoding TusE/DsrC/DsvC family sulfur relay protein, which produces MPVINVGGLEIEVDEDGFIADPSKWNEAVAKALAETEGVTELTEDHWKVVNYLRQYYQQFGIAPMIRKLCKETGFSLKEIYDLFPSGPAKGACKIAGLPKPTGCV; this is translated from the coding sequence ATGCCAGTAATTAATGTTGGCGGCCTTGAAATTGAAGTCGATGAAGACGGTTTCATTGCCGATCCCAGCAAGTGGAATGAAGCCGTAGCCAAGGCCCTGGCCGAGACGGAAGGAGTTACCGAACTTACTGAGGACCATTGGAAAGTGGTTAACTACCTGCGCCAGTATTATCAACAGTTCGGTATTGCTCCCATGATCCGGAAACTTTGTAAAGAGACAGGATTCAGCTTAAAGGAAATCTATGATCTGTTCCCCAGCGGACCGGCTAAAGGGGCCTGTAAGATTGCCGGGTTACCCAAGCCTACCGGTTGCGTGTAA
- a CDS encoding TusE/DsrC/DsvC family sulfur relay protein: MLLTEARKKEIAERARARGIDLGDDHWKLINISFEYYEGHRTICTLRNLIKLSGLEKKYIYKLFPGNPIGEISQITGLPMPKEC, translated from the coding sequence GTGCTGTTGACGGAAGCCCGAAAAAAGGAAATAGCCGAGCGGGCCAGGGCGCGGGGCATTGACTTGGGCGACGACCACTGGAAATTGATAAATATTAGCTTTGAGTATTATGAAGGGCACCGCACCATCTGTACCCTGCGCAACCTAATTAAGTTGAGCGGCTTGGAAAAAAAGTATATTTATAAACTTTTTCCGGGCAATCCTATCGGCGAAATCAGCCAGATAACCGGCCTCCCCATGCCGAAGGAGTGTTAG
- a CDS encoding (Fe-S)-binding protein, translating into MRKVFDDYRVLSDETLRPEEPRVEKFLQAMKKSLQQRDNWTFWLPYTLSLDTCMKCGTCAEVCPVYLASGRKEIYHPVYRADMLRKIYKRYFTLPGRLFPKLVGAEDLTEEKLDAMAENIYRCTICRRCAYVCPVAIDNGVIAREARKIFDAIDIAPDELKKNGTQKQLKLGNATGTPANAFLDMIEFLEEEIEDTKGYKVKIPVDKVGAEYLLMHNAGDYLAFAETVMGAAEVMDAAGVDWTLNSPATGVNDAVNYGVFFSDVEFTAVVKAHVETAKKLGVKTLVVGECGHAFEALKYLMQRLIPPEERPFEVKSILELEDEWIREGRIKVDPEKNPEPVTYHDSCKLGRLGGLYEEPRRILKACCKDFRELEPNREMSICCGGGSGFAIMEKGDFLKFRMETYGKLKAEQIKASGASIVALACSNCKGQFREIINYYKLPVRFAGISELIANALVR; encoded by the coding sequence ATGCGCAAGGTCTTTGACGATTACCGGGTGCTATCCGATGAGACCCTTAGGCCCGAGGAACCGCGGGTGGAAAAATTTCTGCAGGCCATGAAGAAATCTCTCCAGCAAAGGGATAACTGGACCTTTTGGCTACCCTATACATTGTCCCTGGATACTTGTATGAAGTGCGGCACCTGCGCCGAGGTTTGCCCCGTATACCTGGCAAGCGGGCGCAAGGAAATTTATCACCCTGTTTATCGTGCTGATATGTTGCGTAAAATCTATAAACGCTATTTTACCCTTCCCGGCAGGCTCTTCCCCAAATTAGTTGGGGCAGAAGACCTGACGGAAGAAAAACTCGATGCCATGGCAGAAAACATTTACCGCTGCACCATTTGCCGTAGATGCGCCTACGTCTGCCCGGTGGCCATCGATAACGGCGTTATCGCCAGGGAAGCCAGGAAAATTTTTGATGCCATCGATATCGCGCCCGACGAGCTGAAGAAAAACGGTACCCAGAAGCAGTTAAAATTAGGCAACGCCACCGGCACTCCGGCCAACGCCTTTTTGGATATGATCGAATTTCTCGAGGAAGAAATTGAGGATACAAAGGGCTATAAGGTTAAAATACCCGTTGATAAGGTCGGTGCCGAATACCTGCTGATGCATAACGCCGGCGATTACCTGGCCTTTGCCGAAACGGTCATGGGTGCGGCCGAGGTGATGGATGCCGCCGGGGTGGACTGGACCCTGAACTCGCCGGCCACAGGGGTTAACGATGCCGTTAACTATGGAGTATTTTTCAGCGACGTAGAATTTACGGCAGTCGTTAAGGCCCACGTGGAGACGGCTAAAAAACTCGGCGTCAAGACCCTGGTTGTGGGCGAATGCGGCCATGCCTTTGAAGCGTTAAAGTATTTGATGCAGAGGCTTATACCGCCGGAGGAAAGACCCTTCGAGGTCAAGAGCATTTTAGAACTGGAAGACGAATGGATCCGCGAAGGCCGCATCAAGGTTGATCCTGAAAAAAATCCGGAGCCGGTTACCTACCATGATTCCTGCAAGCTGGGGCGTCTGGGAGGGCTTTATGAAGAGCCGCGCCGGATTCTTAAAGCCTGTTGCAAGGATTTTCGCGAACTGGAACCCAACCGGGAAATGAGCATCTGTTGCGGCGGCGGCAGTGGTTTTGCTATTATGGAAAAGGGAGATTTTCTTAAATTCCGCATGGAAACCTACGGCAAGCTTAAGGCCGAGCAGATAAAGGCGTCAGGGGCCAGTATAGTTGCCCTGGCGTGTTCCAACTGCAAGGGCCAATTTCGTGAAATCATCAATTATTATAAGCTACCGGTACGCTTTGCCGGTATTAGCGAATTAATCGCCAACGCCCTCGTTCGATAA
- a CDS encoding DUF1292 domain-containing protein yields the protein MADQENTIILTDDEGQEHEFLVVDILNVEDDEYAVLLPVEGDGDNEAAEAIVLKIGVDEDGSEVLYEIEDEDEWQRVVAAWENALEEAEED from the coding sequence ATGGCCGACCAGGAAAATACAATCATCCTGACGGATGATGAGGGCCAGGAGCATGAATTTTTGGTCGTAGATATCCTGAATGTCGAAGACGACGAGTATGCCGTCCTTTTACCCGTAGAAGGGGACGGCGATAATGAAGCTGCCGAAGCCATTGTGCTAAAGATCGGTGTAGACGAAGACGGCAGCGAGGTCCTCTATGAAATTGAGGATGAAGATGAATGGCAACGCGTTGTTGCAGCTTGGGAAAACGCCCTGGAAGAAGCCGAAGAAGATTGA
- the ruvX gene encoding Holliday junction resolvase RuvX, with translation MRIMGLDVGTKTIGVAVSDPLGWTAQGVTTLRRKNKNADLAALKEIIERFGVEEIVVGLPRNMDGTFGPRAKEASDFAQGLKAVLGLPVHLYDERLTTVAADKVLLEADLSRRRRRAVVDQVAATIILQGYLDRRGQNGL, from the coding sequence TTGCGTATAATGGGTCTCGATGTCGGCACGAAAACCATCGGGGTGGCCGTCAGCGACCCTTTAGGATGGACGGCCCAGGGCGTGACTACCTTAAGGCGTAAAAATAAAAACGCCGATTTGGCCGCCCTCAAAGAAATAATAGAACGTTTTGGCGTTGAAGAAATAGTCGTCGGCCTGCCCCGCAATATGGACGGCACCTTTGGACCCCGGGCAAAGGAGGCCAGTGACTTTGCCCAGGGCTTAAAGGCGGTACTGGGTCTGCCCGTCCACCTTTACGACGAACGTCTCACTACCGTTGCCGCAGATAAAGTCCTTTTAGAAGCCGACCTTTCCCGTCGCCGCCGGCGGGCCGTGGTCGATCAGGTGGCCGCCACAATAATTTTACAGGGATACCTTGACCGCCGGGGGCAAAATGGGTTATGA
- a CDS encoding respiratory nitrate reductase subunit gamma, with protein sequence MTFWQSFIGGVLPYIAIAALILGLGYKVVYWLKAPVNLHWELFPYPRTLGGQISELLMEVFTLRSLFHHNRKLWFPSLVMHWGIYTVVFWLFCLVVGLPFAVYLGVVGGILAVSGSCLLFLLRAIVPELRQISTPVEYLNLLFIFFLAFTALMSGALSDFTFRSYFIGLLTFKPHLPLPENYLVFLLLLWLFMIYIPFTRMAHFAVKYFTYHKVKWGEME encoded by the coding sequence ATGACTTTCTGGCAATCATTCATCGGAGGCGTACTGCCGTATATAGCGATTGCCGCCCTGATCCTGGGGCTGGGTTACAAGGTGGTTTACTGGTTAAAAGCCCCGGTTAACCTGCACTGGGAGCTTTTTCCGTATCCGCGCACCCTGGGGGGACAGATAAGTGAGCTTTTGATGGAGGTATTTACCCTTCGCAGCCTCTTTCATCACAACCGCAAATTATGGTTTCCTTCCCTGGTTATGCACTGGGGCATTTATACCGTCGTTTTTTGGCTGTTTTGCCTTGTAGTAGGGCTGCCGTTTGCCGTCTATTTAGGCGTTGTAGGGGGAATACTTGCGGTTTCCGGTTCCTGTCTCTTGTTTCTCCTGCGCGCCATTGTACCTGAATTGCGCCAGATATCCACACCTGTAGAATACTTGAATCTTCTATTCATTTTCTTCTTAGCGTTTACCGCCTTGATGAGCGGGGCCCTCAGTGATTTTACCTTTAGGAGCTATTTCATCGGTTTATTGACCTTTAAGCCCCACTTGCCTCTACCGGAAAACTATTTAGTCTTTTTGCTGTTGTTGTGGCTTTTTATGATCTACATTCCCTTTACCCGTATGGCGCACTTCGCCGTCAAGTATTTTACCTACCACAAGGTCAAGTGGGGTGAAATGGAATAA